The following are encoded in a window of Nitrospira sp. genomic DNA:
- a CDS encoding NAD(P)H-hydrate dehydratase — MMLIVTAAQMQALDHRTIEEAGVPGTTLMERAGAGVVVSLEHQLGALRGKVITIFCGKGNNGGDGFVVARLLHKQRAKVQVFTLAPATDLSRDAARMYRHLVRIAGKTVVKPFSSTSQIQTMLSDSHVIIDALLGTGLAAPVTGRYAEAIDIINQAERLTVAVDLPSGIHADTGAVLGHAVKADLTVTFGLPKLGLFQNQGIDHAGRVEIVDIGIPPAYVDATESRIRLITAPFVRTALPPRRLSSHKGTFGHAGIIAGSVGKTGAAAMSAQAALRMGAGLVTVAIPASVNDVLEAKLLEVMTIPMPETKARTLSRAALDRLKDFIAARTAVAIGPGLSTHPETVELVQALVRQLDRPSVLDADALNALAGRAALFTECTIPPILTPHPGEMARLVTESSAQSVNGDRIGTAARFARERGCYLVLKGARTVIAGPDGRVAICPTGNPGMATAGTGDVLTGMIVGLLAQGVASWEAACAATYVHGLAGDLAAETIGQTSLIARDVIDHIPYALTNIGSA, encoded by the coding sequence ATGATGCTCATCGTCACCGCCGCACAGATGCAGGCGCTGGATCACCGGACGATTGAAGAAGCTGGCGTGCCCGGGACCACGTTGATGGAGCGGGCCGGAGCCGGAGTCGTCGTCAGCCTTGAGCACCAGCTGGGTGCCTTGCGAGGGAAAGTCATCACGATCTTCTGCGGGAAAGGCAATAACGGCGGCGACGGATTCGTCGTAGCGCGCTTGCTCCACAAGCAACGAGCCAAGGTGCAGGTGTTCACCCTGGCTCCGGCCACGGACCTGAGTCGCGACGCCGCGCGCATGTACCGGCACCTCGTCCGGATCGCCGGCAAGACTGTCGTGAAGCCATTTTCTTCGACCAGTCAAATTCAGACGATGCTCAGCGACAGCCACGTGATCATCGACGCGCTGCTCGGGACAGGCCTGGCCGCTCCGGTCACCGGCCGCTATGCAGAGGCGATTGACATCATCAATCAGGCAGAGCGCCTGACCGTGGCCGTGGATTTGCCCTCCGGTATCCATGCCGACACCGGCGCAGTGTTAGGCCACGCCGTGAAGGCCGATCTGACGGTAACCTTCGGGCTGCCCAAGCTGGGTCTATTCCAGAATCAGGGCATCGATCACGCCGGACGGGTGGAGATTGTCGATATCGGTATTCCACCGGCCTATGTCGATGCCACGGAAAGCCGGATTCGCTTGATCACCGCCCCGTTCGTGCGGACCGCCTTACCTCCACGCCGGCTCTCGAGTCACAAAGGCACGTTCGGCCATGCCGGCATCATCGCCGGCTCGGTCGGCAAGACCGGGGCCGCAGCGATGTCGGCACAGGCGGCTCTGCGAATGGGGGCAGGTCTGGTGACCGTGGCCATCCCGGCGAGCGTCAACGATGTCCTGGAGGCCAAGCTCTTGGAAGTCATGACGATTCCGATGCCCGAGACCAAGGCGCGCACCTTGTCCCGCGCCGCGTTGGATCGCCTGAAAGACTTCATCGCCGCAAGAACGGCGGTCGCGATCGGCCCGGGGCTCTCAACCCATCCGGAAACCGTTGAGCTGGTGCAGGCACTCGTCCGGCAACTGGATCGACCAAGTGTCCTCGATGCCGATGCGTTGAACGCGCTGGCCGGTCGCGCCGCGCTCTTCACCGAGTGTACAATCCCCCCTATCCTGACGCCACATCCCGGCGAAATGGCCAGACTCGTGACCGAATCCTCGGCCCAATCGGTCAACGGCGACCGAATCGGCACGGCCGCACGTTTTGCCAGAGAACGCGGCTGCTATCTAGTGCTCAAAGGCGCCAGGACCGTGATTGCCGGACCTGACGGCAGGGTGGCCATTTGCCCGACCGGCAATCCCGGTATGGCCACCGCTGGAACCGGCGATGTCTTAACCGGTATGATCGTCGGACTACTCGCCCAGGGAGTCGCCTCATGGGAGGCCGCCTGTGCCGCGACATATGTGCACGGACTCGCCGGAGATCTGGCCGCCGAGACAATAGGACAGACCAGCTTAATCGCCAGAGATGTCATTGACCATATTCCCTATGCGCTCACGAACATCGGCTCAGCGTAG
- a CDS encoding pyridoxine 5'-phosphate synthase, with translation MARLGVNIDHIATLRQARGGTDPDPLAAAVLVELAGADGLVVHLREDRRHIQDRDLTLLREIVRTKLDLEMAADEAMVKIALTIKPDLVTLVPEKRQELTTEGGLDVAGLKERMQTTVSMLHDAGIPVSLFIEPDLNQIKAAHKISADFVELHTGRYANATKSKEADAEFEAITQAAKLAYKLGMGVNAGHGLNYRNVARLTHIPEIVEYNIGHSIIARAVLVGLDQAVKEMKALLG, from the coding sequence ATGGCCAGGCTGGGCGTTAATATTGACCATATCGCGACCCTTCGCCAAGCCCGGGGCGGGACCGATCCGGATCCCTTGGCCGCAGCGGTCCTCGTAGAACTCGCCGGGGCCGATGGCCTTGTCGTCCACTTACGCGAAGATCGGCGGCACATTCAGGACCGCGACCTCACGCTCTTGCGGGAGATCGTCCGGACCAAGCTGGACCTGGAAATGGCCGCCGATGAAGCCATGGTCAAGATTGCGCTGACCATAAAACCGGACTTGGTCACCCTGGTCCCGGAAAAACGACAGGAGCTGACGACCGAGGGCGGTCTGGATGTGGCAGGGCTGAAAGAGCGTATGCAGACCACCGTCTCCATGCTGCACGATGCCGGAATCCCCGTCAGCCTCTTCATCGAACCCGATCTCAATCAGATCAAAGCGGCGCACAAGATTTCTGCCGACTTCGTCGAGCTGCACACCGGGCGCTATGCCAACGCCACCAAGTCGAAAGAGGCCGATGCGGAATTCGAGGCGATCACCCAGGCCGCCAAGCTCGCCTACAAGCTGGGCATGGGCGTCAACGCCGGACACGGCCTCAATTACCGCAATGTCGCACGGCTGACACATATTCCTGAAATCGTGGAGTACAACATCGGGCACAGCATCATCGCCCGCGCCGTCCTCGTCGGCCTCGACCAGGCAGTGAAAGAAATGAAAGCGCTGCTCGGCTAG
- the alaC gene encoding alanine transaminase, giving the protein MGLGDGFYRLQRLPPYVFAQVQSLKLEARQRGEDVIDFGMGNPDQPTPPHIVDKLIEAARKGKNHRYSASRGITKLRHAICGWYKRNYNVELDPETEAIVTIGSKEGLAHLALAMIGPGDVVLTPTPTYPIHMYSFIIAGGEVRGIELRQDSDFFEDLQRVYRQTMPRPKILVINFPHNPTTAVVDISFFKKIVAFAKEHNVIVIHDLAYADLVFDGYKAPSFLQVPGAKDIGVEFYTLSKAYNMPGWRVGFCVGNREVVGALAKIKSYLDYGIFQPVQIASVIALNGPQDCVKETVLRYQKRRDVLVGGLNRIGWQVTKPLATMFVWAQIPQAYRHMGSLEFSKLLLREAKVAVSPGIGFGEGGDEYVRFGLVENEHRTRQAVRGIKKVLKLEGSEE; this is encoded by the coding sequence ATGGGTTTGGGCGATGGGTTTTATCGGTTACAGCGACTTCCACCATATGTGTTTGCTCAGGTGCAGAGCCTCAAGTTAGAAGCTCGACAACGCGGAGAGGATGTCATCGATTTCGGGATGGGCAATCCCGACCAGCCGACTCCGCCTCACATCGTCGACAAGCTGATTGAAGCCGCCCGCAAAGGCAAGAACCACCGCTACTCGGCGTCGCGTGGCATCACCAAGCTGCGTCATGCGATTTGCGGATGGTACAAGCGGAATTACAATGTCGAGCTGGATCCCGAAACGGAAGCCATTGTCACGATCGGATCCAAGGAGGGCCTGGCCCATCTTGCGCTGGCGATGATCGGTCCCGGCGATGTGGTCCTGACCCCGACGCCGACCTATCCTATCCATATGTATAGCTTCATCATTGCCGGGGGCGAGGTGCGCGGGATCGAACTGCGCCAGGACAGCGATTTTTTTGAGGACTTGCAACGGGTCTATCGGCAGACGATGCCGCGTCCGAAAATCCTGGTCATTAACTTCCCGCACAATCCCACGACCGCGGTGGTCGATATTTCATTCTTTAAGAAGATTGTCGCGTTTGCCAAAGAGCACAACGTGATCGTCATTCACGATCTCGCCTATGCCGATCTGGTGTTTGATGGCTATAAGGCACCGAGTTTTCTCCAGGTCCCCGGCGCGAAGGATATCGGCGTCGAGTTCTATACGCTGTCGAAGGCCTACAATATGCCCGGATGGCGGGTGGGATTTTGTGTCGGCAATCGAGAAGTGGTCGGAGCCTTGGCGAAGATCAAGAGCTATCTGGATTACGGTATTTTTCAACCGGTCCAGATTGCCAGTGTCATCGCGCTGAACGGGCCTCAGGACTGCGTCAAAGAGACGGTGTTGCGCTATCAGAAGCGGCGGGATGTGTTGGTGGGCGGCTTGAACCGGATCGGGTGGCAGGTGACCAAACCCCTGGCGACGATGTTTGTGTGGGCGCAGATTCCGCAGGCCTATCGGCATATGGGGTCGTTGGAGTTCTCGAAGTTGTTGTTGCGCGAGGCAAAGGTAGCGGTCTCTCCCGGCATCGGGTTCGGCGAGGGTGGCGATGAGTATGTGCGATTCGGGCTGGTCGAAAACGAACATCGAACCAGGCAGGCGGTTCGGGGGATTAAGAAGGTGTTGAAGCTCGAAGGTTCGGAGGAATGA
- a CDS encoding homoserine dehydrogenase: MKTRIGVGLIGFGTVGTGVAKVLFENAALIRRRVGVPVELLRIADLDITRDRGVAVPPGVLTTDVKQVLADPAIDIVIELVGGYDFAKRVMLDAIAAGKHVVTANKALLALHGEEIFAAAESRHVDLGFEASVGGGIPVIRALTEGLAANRIESIYGIINGTSNYILSRMTRDGHSFDAVLKDAQQAGYAEADPTFDVAGIDSAHKLAILANLAFGTPINFKEIYTEGITNITEQDIAYAREFGYTIKLLGIAKLHDGAVEARVHPTMVPSDSPIAKVEGVYNAIHLVGDAVGDVILHGRGAGSMPTGSAVVSDVIAIGRNLLKGAAGRVPPASFQQDQRRPIRIKPMEEISSLYYLRFMVLDRPGVLAQIAGELGRCEISISSMLQQGRREGQTVPVVIKTHMAKERDVQKAIREINRQAFISEPATLIRVEGKDE; the protein is encoded by the coding sequence ATGAAAACCCGCATCGGTGTCGGACTGATCGGATTCGGAACCGTCGGAACCGGCGTCGCGAAAGTCTTGTTCGAGAACGCGGCCTTGATTCGTCGGCGGGTCGGCGTTCCGGTCGAGCTCCTGCGGATCGCCGATCTCGACATCACCCGTGATCGCGGAGTGGCGGTGCCGCCCGGCGTGTTGACGACGGATGTGAAGCAGGTCCTTGCCGATCCGGCAATCGATATCGTGATCGAGCTGGTCGGCGGCTACGATTTTGCCAAGCGTGTGATGCTCGACGCCATTGCCGCCGGCAAACATGTCGTCACGGCCAATAAAGCGCTTCTGGCGTTGCACGGAGAGGAAATCTTTGCCGCGGCGGAGTCCCGTCATGTGGACCTTGGCTTCGAAGCCAGCGTGGGCGGCGGAATCCCGGTCATTCGGGCGTTGACGGAAGGGCTGGCGGCGAATCGTATCGAATCGATCTACGGCATTATCAACGGGACGTCGAATTATATTCTCTCCCGGATGACGCGCGACGGGCACAGTTTCGACGCTGTTCTCAAAGATGCTCAGCAAGCCGGGTATGCGGAAGCAGATCCCACGTTCGATGTGGCCGGGATTGACTCGGCCCACAAGCTCGCCATTCTGGCGAATCTGGCTTTTGGAACGCCGATCAATTTCAAAGAGATCTACACCGAGGGGATTACCAATATCACGGAGCAGGACATCGCGTATGCGAGGGAGTTCGGATATACGATCAAGCTCTTGGGGATCGCCAAGCTCCATGACGGGGCCGTTGAAGCGCGGGTGCATCCGACCATGGTGCCGTCTGATTCTCCGATCGCCAAAGTCGAGGGCGTCTATAACGCGATCCATCTCGTCGGTGATGCCGTGGGCGACGTGATCCTGCATGGTCGGGGCGCAGGCTCCATGCCGACCGGTAGTGCGGTGGTGAGCGACGTCATTGCGATCGGGCGCAATCTGTTGAAGGGCGCTGCCGGGCGGGTTCCGCCGGCCTCGTTTCAGCAGGATCAGCGGCGGCCGATCCGTATCAAGCCCATGGAAGAAATCAGCTCACTCTACTATCTCCGATTTATGGTACTGGATCGACCGGGTGTGTTGGCGCAGATTGCCGGAGAGCTTGGCCGTTGCGAGATCAGCATCTCGTCGATGCTCCAGCAGGGCCGTCGCGAAGGGCAGACGGTTCCGGTGGTCATCAAGACGCATATGGCGAAGGAGCGGGATGTGCAGAAGGCGATTCGTGAAATCAATCGCCAGGCCTTTATTTCTGAGCCGGCCACGCTGATCCGCGTGGAAGGGAAGGATGAGTAG
- the thrC gene encoding threonine synthase: MSSRMARWRGIIEEYRKFLPVTGATPIISLGEGNTPLIRAERLAKAIAPGVDLYLKFEGANPTGSFKDRGMTMAISKAVEQGARAVMCASTGNTSASAAAYGARAGLAVYVLIPAGKIALGKLSQAMMHQATVIQIEGNFDQALTIVKDLSVAHHIELVNSINPFRIEGQKTAAFEVCDQLGDAPHLHVLPVGNAGNITAYWKGYCEYRAANQTTKLPRMMGFQAAGAAPMVLGRVVEEPQTIATAIRIGNPASWAAASTAVEESSGAIDLVTDEEILQAYTLVAATEGVFCEPASAASVAGVTKLGRAGKLREGETVVCTLTGHGLKDADTAISVSKPPLTVKATSSDVARLLNAR, translated from the coding sequence ATGAGTAGTCGGATGGCTCGTTGGCGCGGCATTATTGAGGAGTATCGAAAGTTTCTTCCGGTGACGGGGGCGACGCCGATCATCAGTTTGGGGGAAGGCAATACGCCGCTCATTCGCGCGGAACGTTTGGCGAAGGCGATTGCCCCGGGTGTCGACCTCTACTTGAAATTCGAGGGGGCCAATCCCACCGGCTCATTCAAAGACCGCGGGATGACGATGGCGATCTCGAAGGCGGTGGAGCAGGGCGCGCGCGCGGTCATGTGCGCATCGACCGGCAATACCTCCGCCTCCGCCGCGGCCTACGGGGCCCGCGCCGGGCTGGCTGTCTATGTGTTGATCCCTGCGGGCAAGATCGCGCTCGGGAAACTGTCGCAAGCCATGATGCATCAGGCGACGGTTATCCAAATCGAAGGCAATTTCGATCAGGCGCTGACGATCGTCAAAGATCTCTCGGTCGCGCACCATATTGAGCTGGTCAATTCCATCAATCCCTTTCGAATCGAAGGCCAGAAGACGGCCGCCTTTGAAGTCTGCGATCAATTGGGGGACGCGCCGCACCTTCATGTGTTGCCGGTCGGGAATGCCGGGAACATTACGGCCTATTGGAAAGGCTATTGTGAGTATCGGGCCGCGAATCAGACGACCAAGTTGCCGCGCATGATGGGCTTTCAGGCGGCGGGAGCCGCCCCGATGGTCTTGGGTCGGGTGGTGGAAGAACCGCAAACGATTGCCACAGCCATTCGTATCGGGAATCCGGCAAGCTGGGCCGCGGCGTCGACCGCGGTGGAGGAATCATCCGGCGCGATCGACCTGGTCACCGATGAAGAAATTCTTCAAGCCTATACGCTGGTGGCGGCCACGGAGGGTGTGTTTTGCGAGCCGGCTTCTGCCGCGTCCGTCGCAGGGGTGACGAAGCTGGGCCGAGCCGGGAAATTGCGGGAAGGGGAGACGGTGGTGTGTACGCTGACCGGACACGGATTGAAAGATGCCGATACGGCGATCAGCGTGTCGAAACCGCCGTTGACTGTCAAGGCGACATCCTCGGATGTTGCCCGGTTATTAAACGCGCGATGA
- the apgM gene encoding 2,3-bisphosphoglycerate-independent phosphoglycerate mutase — protein sequence MKYLILHAGGLAGHAQDALGGRTPLQAAATPHLDRLARIGELGLVTIPAEGHRHGSGLNGTAILGYDPKKYYQGPGPLEAASLGVSVTEQDVVYRCTMVTVKPEGGKVGADIKKLSAHVVLDDATAGLIETEEARELIEAINEQLGSESMQFYPGTGHRHVMVWMKGKPRAVCVDPQSVRGRLIGDALPTGDGADILRELMETSHVILRDHPINKERLASGKNPANCIWLWGEGRAIPWPSLTERFHVTGAVVASSDVHRGVGLCAGLDASDSPGLGDEHFKAMTATVLDEFGKKDFVYVHASLSDEVVHGSDVNATVQAIEEFDRDLVGPILDGLAKKGSYRFLALCDHGEGVQGQAFAVFGEGPGKEGAAGGRRFTETDAQASKAPVRDASKFVIKLFAKG from the coding sequence ATGAAGTATCTGATTCTCCATGCTGGCGGGTTAGCGGGTCATGCGCAGGATGCTCTGGGGGGACGCACGCCGCTCCAGGCGGCTGCCACGCCTCATCTTGATCGATTGGCACGGATCGGCGAACTCGGGTTGGTCACGATTCCTGCGGAGGGGCATCGCCATGGCAGCGGGCTCAATGGGACGGCGATTCTCGGGTACGACCCCAAGAAATACTATCAAGGTCCCGGTCCGCTTGAGGCTGCCAGTCTCGGCGTATCTGTGACGGAGCAGGATGTGGTCTATCGTTGTACGATGGTCACGGTGAAGCCGGAAGGCGGAAAAGTCGGCGCCGACATCAAGAAGTTAAGCGCGCATGTCGTACTCGATGATGCGACGGCCGGCCTCATCGAAACGGAGGAGGCGCGTGAATTGATCGAGGCGATCAATGAGCAGCTCGGCTCTGAATCGATGCAGTTTTACCCCGGGACGGGCCATCGTCACGTCATGGTGTGGATGAAGGGCAAGCCACGGGCCGTGTGTGTGGATCCGCAGTCAGTGAGAGGCCGTCTGATCGGGGATGCGCTCCCGACGGGGGACGGCGCCGATATTCTGAGAGAATTGATGGAAACGTCGCATGTCATTCTGCGCGATCATCCCATCAATAAAGAGCGGCTGGCTTCAGGGAAGAATCCGGCCAATTGTATCTGGCTATGGGGAGAGGGGCGGGCGATTCCATGGCCTAGCTTGACGGAACGATTTCACGTCACCGGCGCGGTTGTGGCCTCCAGCGACGTCCACCGTGGGGTTGGATTGTGCGCCGGGTTGGACGCGTCGGATTCTCCAGGGCTCGGGGATGAACACTTTAAAGCGATGACGGCAACGGTCCTTGATGAGTTCGGCAAGAAAGACTTTGTCTACGTCCATGCCTCCTTGTCCGATGAAGTGGTGCATGGCAGCGATGTGAATGCGACGGTGCAGGCCATTGAAGAGTTTGACCGGGACCTCGTCGGGCCGATCCTGGACGGGCTCGCAAAGAAAGGCTCGTATCGGTTTCTCGCGCTGTGTGACCATGGCGAGGGGGTGCAGGGACAGGCGTTTGCGGTGTTTGGGGAGGGCCCCGGCAAGGAGGGGGCGGCAGGCGGTCGTCGATTTACCGAGACGGATGCGCAAGCCTCCAAGGCGCCGGTCCGTGATGCCAGTAAGTTTGTGATCAAGCTGTTTGCCAAAGGGTGA
- a CDS encoding aspartate kinase: MALIVQKYGGTSVGTIERIHRVAERVAQSHRAGDQVVVVLSAMSGETDRLIKLAHEAAATPDDREMDMLLSTGERVTVALLAMDLRGRGLNARSYTGRQVGIVTDSAHTKARIARVSADRLREALAKGIIPVVAGFQGINEQSDVTTLGRGGSDLSAVALAAALKADRCIIFTDVDGVYTSDPNVVPAARRIDKISYEEMLEMASLGAKVLQARSVEFAAKFNVPVEVNSSFKEGKGTLVTREDADMEAVAVAGVTGDRNQAKITMVGVPDKPGIAAKIFGPVAQANINVDMIIQNVSQDALTDLSFTVPRADLRTATPLLQGVAKDVGARSVAITEAIAKVSLIGVGMRSHSGVAAKMFEVLSREGVNIMMISTSEIKISCVIDEKYLELAMRSLHTAFGLDRVPPGDRPNK; the protein is encoded by the coding sequence GTGGCGTTGATTGTTCAGAAATACGGCGGGACCTCGGTCGGCACGATCGAACGGATCCATCGGGTCGCAGAGCGGGTCGCGCAGTCGCATCGTGCCGGAGACCAGGTGGTCGTCGTGTTGTCTGCGATGAGCGGCGAGACGGATCGATTGATCAAGCTTGCGCACGAGGCGGCCGCTACGCCCGATGACCGTGAGATGGACATGCTGTTGTCCACGGGGGAGCGCGTGACCGTGGCGCTCTTGGCGATGGATCTTCGTGGCCGCGGATTGAATGCCCGGTCCTACACCGGACGGCAAGTCGGCATTGTCACCGACAGCGCCCACACCAAGGCCCGGATTGCGCGGGTCTCCGCCGACCGGCTTCGCGAGGCGTTGGCAAAAGGCATCATTCCCGTGGTGGCGGGGTTCCAGGGAATCAACGAGCAGTCGGATGTTACGACCCTAGGACGCGGCGGATCTGATCTGTCTGCGGTGGCGTTGGCTGCGGCGTTGAAAGCGGATCGGTGCATCATCTTTACCGATGTGGACGGGGTCTACACCTCGGATCCCAATGTGGTGCCTGCGGCGCGGCGGATCGATAAGATTTCATATGAAGAAATGCTGGAAATGGCCAGCCTCGGCGCGAAGGTGCTGCAGGCCAGATCGGTGGAGTTCGCCGCGAAGTTCAATGTCCCGGTTGAGGTGAACTCGAGCTTTAAAGAAGGAAAGGGGACTCTCGTGACACGTGAAGATGCGGACATGGAAGCGGTGGCGGTGGCGGGAGTCACGGGAGACCGGAACCAGGCAAAAATCACGATGGTCGGTGTGCCCGACAAGCCCGGCATCGCGGCAAAAATTTTCGGGCCCGTCGCCCAGGCCAACATCAACGTCGACATGATCATTCAGAATGTCAGCCAGGATGCGTTGACGGACTTGTCGTTCACCGTTCCTCGGGCGGATTTGCGCACCGCCACTCCGCTGCTCCAAGGCGTGGCCAAAGATGTCGGGGCCAGAAGTGTGGCGATTACCGAAGCGATTGCCAAGGTCTCGCTCATCGGCGTGGGCATGCGCTCGCATTCAGGTGTCGCGGCGAAGATGTTCGAGGTGTTATCCCGTGAAGGGGTCAACATCATGATGATCAGCACGTCGGAGATCAAAATCTCCTGCGTCATCGACGAGAAGTATTTGGAATTGGCCATGCGTTCACTGCATACGGCATTTGGCCTTGATCGGGTTCCACCAGGAGACCGGCCGAACAAGTAA
- the cimA gene encoding citramalate synthase has protein sequence MARKSSQTRPARPAPPEEPVVIPVLTLDRAAALEIYDTTLRDGAQAEDVSFSAEDKIRVAQKLDELGVHYIEGGWPGANPKDIEFFRIMKTTPLKHASVIAFGSTRKASNSVRKDQNLQALLAAETKTITLFGKTWSLHVTDALGISLAKNLELIGDSIAHLKSKGRRVFYDAEHFFDGYKTNPEYALNTIRKAVAAGAERVILCDTNGGAMPWEIRTICEVVRQEIKVPLGIHAHNDCEMAVANSLVAIETGIVQVQGTINGIGERCGNANLCSIIPNLELKMRRPALGDRLSHLKDVSGFVTEIANLMPNKHQPYVGDSAFAHKGGVHIHAVLKNALTYEHVDPKRVGNRQRVLVSDYAGRSGLLDKIEAYGIKLSKDHAKVQELIDTLKERENEGYQFEGAEGSFELLMRKAMGTHKPAFQLLGFRVIVEKKQEDGAPLSEATVMVKVGGVVEHTAAVGAGPVNALDHALRKSLEKFYPQLQEVKLLDYKVRVLAANKGTESKVRVLIESGDHKDKWGTVGVSENIIEATWQALADSIEYKLLSKR, from the coding sequence ATGGCTCGAAAATCCTCACAGACTCGTCCTGCTCGTCCCGCTCCGCCGGAGGAGCCTGTCGTCATTCCTGTTCTCACTCTCGATCGAGCCGCTGCTCTGGAAATTTACGATACGACGCTTCGCGACGGCGCACAGGCTGAGGATGTCAGTTTTTCAGCGGAAGACAAAATCCGCGTAGCTCAAAAACTGGACGAGCTCGGCGTGCACTATATTGAAGGCGGCTGGCCGGGAGCCAATCCGAAAGACATCGAATTCTTCCGGATCATGAAGACGACCCCGCTCAAGCATGCCTCGGTCATTGCCTTTGGATCGACGCGCAAAGCCAGCAACTCTGTCCGTAAAGACCAGAATCTGCAGGCGCTCCTTGCGGCTGAAACCAAGACCATCACGCTGTTCGGGAAAACCTGGTCGCTGCATGTGACCGATGCGTTAGGGATCTCGCTGGCGAAAAATCTCGAATTGATCGGCGACTCCATCGCGCACCTCAAAAGCAAGGGCCGGAGGGTGTTTTACGATGCCGAGCATTTCTTCGACGGGTACAAGACGAATCCGGAGTATGCGCTGAATACGATCCGGAAGGCGGTGGCGGCCGGGGCTGAACGCGTCATTCTCTGCGATACGAACGGCGGAGCGATGCCGTGGGAGATCCGGACGATCTGCGAGGTCGTTCGCCAGGAAATCAAGGTACCGTTGGGTATCCACGCCCACAATGATTGTGAAATGGCGGTGGCGAACTCGCTGGTGGCGATCGAGACCGGCATTGTTCAAGTGCAGGGGACGATCAATGGGATCGGTGAGCGGTGTGGGAATGCCAACCTCTGTTCAATCATTCCCAATCTGGAATTGAAGATGCGGCGTCCGGCGCTCGGCGATCGGCTCAGTCATTTGAAAGATGTGTCGGGATTCGTCACGGAAATCGCGAACTTGATGCCCAATAAGCATCAGCCCTATGTGGGCGATTCTGCGTTTGCTCATAAGGGCGGCGTCCATATCCATGCGGTGCTGAAGAATGCGTTAACGTATGAGCACGTTGATCCGAAGAGGGTCGGGAATCGCCAGCGCGTGCTGGTGTCGGACTACGCGGGGCGCAGCGGGCTGTTAGACAAGATCGAGGCCTACGGCATCAAGCTGTCGAAAGACCACGCGAAGGTGCAAGAGCTGATCGATACGCTCAAAGAGCGGGAAAATGAGGGCTACCAGTTTGAAGGCGCTGAGGGCTCGTTTGAGTTGTTGATGCGCAAGGCGATGGGGACTCATAAACCGGCGTTCCAGCTGCTGGGATTCCGCGTGATTGTTGAGAAAAAGCAAGAGGACGGCGCTCCCCTTTCAGAGGCGACCGTGATGGTCAAGGTTGGCGGAGTGGTCGAGCATACCGCAGCGGTCGGTGCCGGGCCGGTGAATGCGCTGGATCATGCGCTGCGTAAGTCGTTGGAAAAGTTCTACCCACAATTGCAAGAAGTGAAGCTCCTCGACTACAAGGTTCGAGTGCTCGCGGCCAATAAAGGTACCGAGTCGAAGGTGCGGGTACTGATCGAATCCGGCGACCACAAAGATAAATGGGGAACGGTCGGGGTCTCCGAGAACATTATAGAGGCGACTTGGCAAGCCTTGGCCGACAGCATAGAGTACAAGCTTCTTTCGAAGCGTTAA
- a CDS encoding integration host factor subunit alpha → MRKADIANEIFKQVGISKNEAADIVELVLNLLKSVLQKGESVKIAGFGNFVVRSKGSRKGRNPRTGEEIGITPRRVVTFRPSQVFKKYVNS, encoded by the coding sequence ATGAGAAAGGCTGATATCGCGAACGAGATATTCAAGCAGGTAGGAATTTCGAAAAATGAGGCGGCCGATATCGTTGAACTTGTGCTCAATCTCCTCAAGTCGGTGCTGCAAAAAGGTGAGTCCGTCAAAATTGCGGGCTTCGGCAATTTCGTCGTTCGCAGCAAAGGTTCTCGCAAGGGGCGCAATCCTCGTACAGGAGAAGAAATTGGGATTACCCCGCGTCGAGTCGTCACATTCCGCCCAAGCCAAGTCTTTAAGAAGTACGTCAATTCGTAG
- a CDS encoding MerR family transcriptional regulator — MGIEPRLGSKVFYKIGEVSQLTKLPAYVLRFWESEFKFLSPKKSRGNQRLYIRRDIETVLEIKRMLYDEGHTLEGVKRYWARRGRAASRKLTPQELAKKLRGDLQAIVKIIDAHSR, encoded by the coding sequence ATGGGGATTGAACCCAGGCTGGGGAGCAAAGTTTTCTATAAAATCGGGGAGGTCAGTCAACTGACGAAGCTCCCTGCTTATGTGCTACGTTTTTGGGAGTCTGAGTTTAAGTTCCTGAGCCCGAAGAAAAGTCGGGGAAATCAGCGGCTGTATATTCGTCGGGACATTGAGACCGTCCTTGAAATTAAGCGGATGTTGTATGACGAAGGTCATACGCTGGAGGGAGTGAAGCGGTATTGGGCCAGGCGCGGGCGGGCGGCTTCTCGAAAGCTCACCCCTCAAGAGTTGGCCAAGAAGCTGCGCGGGGATCTCCAGGCCATTGTGAAAATCATCGACGCGCATTCACGATAA